In the Arachis ipaensis cultivar K30076 chromosome B10, Araip1.1, whole genome shotgun sequence genome, one interval contains:
- the LOC107623935 gene encoding uncharacterized protein At5g19025, translating to MVYFHNSISLCNSTMANSICSSDSGSKSRPNNSSNHLNRNRRVPISSSSSSANSLQIPPCDRSRLAIVDVVIFIAVISAILYLFFPYIELVIITSIRVSKVVFCVMKEEFSVAPSIYIAIVMSIVCAALATWGVVACTSRKCGNPNCKGLRKAAEFDIQLETEDCVKNSGSVSKDGGGGGGAGAAGIKKGLFELPRDHHRELEAELKKMAPINGRAVLVLRARCGCSVGRLEVPGPKKHPRKIKK from the coding sequence ATGGTCTATTTCCATAACTCAATCTCTCTCTGCAACTCCACCATGGCGAATTCGATTTGCTCCTCGGATTCTGGCTCAAAATCGAGGCCAAACAACAGCAGCAACCACCTTAATCGGAATCGGAGGGTTCcaatttcatcatcatcatcatcggccAATTCGCTTCAGATTCCACCTTGTGACCGATCTCGATTGGCCATAGTTGATGTTGTGATCTTCATCGCAGTTATCAGTGCAatcttgtacttgttcttccctTACATAGAGCTTGTGATTATAACCTCCATAAGGGTTTCAAAAGTGGTATTTTGTGTGATGAAAGAGGAGTTTTCGGTGGCGCCTTCGATCTATATCGCAATAGTGATGAGTATTGTGTGTGCTGCATTGGCAACTTGGGGTGTTGTGGCTTGCACTAGCAGGAAGTGTGGAAACCCCAATTGCAAGGGTTTGAGGAAGGCTGCAGAGTTTGATATTCAGTTGGAGACTGAAGATTGTGTCAAGAATTCGGGTTCTGTGAGCAAGGATGGTGGAGGAGGAGGTGGCGCCGGTGCTGCCGGCATTAAGAAGGGTCTATTCGAGCTTCCTCGTGATCATCATAGGGAGCTGGAAGCTGAGCTTAAGAAGATGGCACCAATCAATGGAAGGGCTGTACTTGTTCTCCGGGCTAGGTGCGGCTGCTCGGTTGGTAGGTTGGAGGTTCCCGGGCCGAAGAAGCATCCGCGGAAGATCAAGAAGTAG